From the Selenomonas timonae genome, one window contains:
- a CDS encoding S-layer homology domain-containing protein produces the protein MKKSLVSALSAALVIGAASTTFAAANPFSDVPRDHWAYDAVSQLAADGVVEGYGDGTYRGDRNITRYEMAQMTAKAMAKGDMSASDKALVDRLAAEFADELNNLGVRVSNLEKHADMVKWEGKLQYTYERTGGEFLDKYAGGKKTNNELLFRLNPTAEVNSHWSVKARLDSKIDLRTDSGNDGNVKLKRAYAEGKYGSTVIQLGKLPIFTEQGMLFDDTISGAAVTLGKDKQVSGTIYAGRYNLLNAAWGDEIQESIEKGLYSGGTTASVQGVTANWDPSEKFHLGIDYLRVGNKAAIHDMIGMKNPLNFYGFGMTYHPTQTVYLSGGYWKNNSNETAEIKKEHLKSYNIELGYKGANEADPGSFGIYAAYRYIGGAGTIAPTFDGAMWNTKGWEFGGQYTLQKNIVGSLIYFRGNQIFSAEPEGKTGMNKFFGRVELFF, from the coding sequence ATGAAGAAATCTCTGGTATCCGCGCTCAGCGCGGCGCTCGTCATCGGCGCAGCATCGACGACATTCGCGGCAGCAAACCCGTTCAGCGATGTGCCGCGCGACCACTGGGCGTACGATGCGGTGTCGCAGCTCGCCGCCGACGGGGTGGTCGAGGGCTACGGTGATGGCACGTATCGCGGCGACCGCAACATCACGCGCTATGAGATGGCGCAGATGACGGCAAAGGCGATGGCAAAGGGCGATATGTCCGCATCGGACAAGGCACTCGTCGACCGCCTCGCTGCGGAGTTCGCGGACGAGCTGAACAACCTCGGCGTACGTGTGTCGAACCTCGAAAAGCATGCGGATATGGTGAAGTGGGAGGGAAAACTCCAGTACACCTATGAGCGCACAGGCGGCGAATTCTTGGACAAATATGCGGGCGGAAAAAAGACGAATAACGAGCTGCTCTTCCGTCTCAACCCCACCGCTGAGGTCAACAGCCACTGGTCGGTCAAGGCGCGACTGGATTCCAAGATCGACCTCCGAACCGACAGCGGCAATGACGGCAATGTAAAACTCAAACGCGCCTATGCAGAGGGCAAGTACGGTTCAACCGTGATTCAGCTCGGCAAGCTGCCCATCTTCACGGAGCAGGGGATGCTGTTCGATGATACGATTTCGGGCGCAGCTGTTACCCTCGGCAAGGACAAGCAGGTCTCGGGCACGATCTACGCCGGACGCTACAACCTCCTGAACGCCGCATGGGGCGATGAGATCCAGGAGTCGATCGAAAAAGGGCTCTATTCTGGCGGCACCACGGCGAGTGTGCAGGGCGTGACGGCAAACTGGGATCCCTCGGAGAAGTTCCACCTTGGTATCGACTACCTACGAGTCGGCAACAAGGCCGCCATCCATGACATGATCGGGATGAAAAATCCACTTAATTTCTATGGTTTCGGCATGACCTATCACCCCACGCAGACGGTCTATCTCTCTGGCGGCTACTGGAAGAACAACAGCAACGAAACGGCAGAGATCAAGAAAGAACATCTGAAGTCCTACAACATTGAGCTCGGTTACAAGGGCGCAAACGAGGCAGATCCCGGCTCATTCGGCATCTACGCAGCCTATCGTTACATCGGCGGTGCAGGAACAATCGCCCCGACCTTCGATGGCGCGATGTGGAACACGAAAGGCTGGGAGTTCGGCGGACAGTACACTCTGCAGAAGAACATCGTTGGCTCTCTTATCTACTTCCGCGGCAATCAGATCTTCTCTGCAGAACCCGAGGGAAAGACCGGCATGAACAAATTCTTCGGCCGCGTCGAGTTATTCTTCTGA
- a CDS encoding type II toxin-antitoxin system Phd/YefM family antitoxin codes for MTAINATAARRNLYQLISEVNENCSPVIITNTRGKNAVLLSEEDWNAVQETLYLNAIPGMTASILAADHEPLDTCATYDPDEAW; via the coding sequence ATGACTGCGATCAACGCCACTGCGGCACGTCGGAATCTCTATCAGCTCATCTCAGAGGTAAACGAGAACTGCAGCCCTGTCATCATCACGAACACACGCGGCAAGAACGCGGTTCTGCTCTCCGAGGAGGACTGGAACGCTGTACAGGAAACGCTCTATCTGAACGCCATCCCCGGCATGACCGCGAGCATTCTCGCCGCTGACCACGAGCCGCTCGATACCTGTGCGACGTATGACCCAGACGAGGCGTGGTGA
- a CDS encoding Txe/YoeB family addiction module toxin, translating into MYLIKFSKQTEKDKPRLKAAGLETKANSLLNLMQDNPFQNPPPYEKLVGNLSGNLSRRINIQHRLVYACWKTSRAMLRRQESSTMASFSSNGCGCITNRQRRNRHADSIRSRTLPRTADDVAAGISGQEHIRRMLDKSLANLDMDYVDLYIYHMWDYNTPMEELMAGLNTVVQSGKTRYIGIANAYAWQIAEANALAREHGWAEFISVQNHYNLIYREDERELMAYCAERGIAATPYSALASGRLARRPGETSARLAADSYARFKYDAAAEMDAPVIARVMELADRHDVPMSVISLAWLLTKVTSPIVGATKLHHIDAPVAAVDFTLTDEEIAYLEEPYRPHPLSGVMAQNSPATHGEKKVWSVGNQKI; encoded by the coding sequence ATGTACCTCATTAAGTTCAGCAAACAGACGGAAAAGGATAAGCCACGCCTCAAGGCCGCGGGACTTGAGACAAAGGCAAATTCACTGCTGAATCTCATGCAGGACAACCCATTTCAGAACCCGCCGCCATACGAAAAACTCGTTGGCAATCTGAGCGGGAATCTTTCGCGGCGTATCAACATCCAACATCGACTGGTATATGCGTGCTGGAAAACATCGAGGGCTATGCTGCGCCGACAGGAGAGCTCTACGATGGCATCATTCTCGTCAAACGGATGTGGATGCATTACGAATAGACAAAGGAGGAATCGCCATGCAGATTCGATACGAAGCCGAACACTGCCGCGCACAGCGGATGATGTCGCTGCGGGCATCTCGGGGCAGGAGCATATCCGCCGCATGCTCGACAAGAGTCTCGCAAATCTCGACATGGACTACGTTGACCTCTACATCTATCATATGTGGGACTACAACACCCCGATGGAGGAGCTGATGGCGGGGTTGAATACGGTGGTGCAATCGGGCAAGACGCGCTATATCGGCATCGCAAACGCCTATGCGTGGCAGATTGCTGAGGCGAACGCCCTCGCGCGCGAACACGGCTGGGCAGAGTTCATCTCCGTACAGAACCACTATAACCTCATCTACCGCGAGGACGAGCGCGAGCTGATGGCGTACTGCGCGGAGCGCGGCATTGCTGCGACGCCCTACAGTGCGCTCGCAAGCGGACGGCTCGCACGCCGTCCCGGCGAGACCTCCGCGCGCCTTGCCGCCGACAGCTACGCGCGGTTCAAGTACGATGCGGCGGCAGAGATGGACGCGCCTGTGATTGCGCGCGTCATGGAGCTTGCCGATCGGCACGATGTCCCGATGTCGGTCATCTCACTCGCATGGCTGCTCACGAAGGTCACCTCGCCCATCGTCGGCGCAACAAAGCTGCATCACATCGATGCCCCCGTCGCGGCGGTGGACTTCACGCTCACGGACGAGGAGATTGCGTATCTTGAGGAGCCGTATCGCCCCCACCCGCTCTCGGGCGTCATGGCGCAGAACAGCCCCGCCACACACGGCGAGAAAAAGGTCTGGAGCGTCGGCAATCAGAAAATATGA
- a CDS encoding glycosyltransferase family 8 protein, which produces MRCEIAFGVDARYVKYAGIAMTSVAMQSEGQPLGFHLVCDGIADEDISRLAAFRTAFPQTEVSIYDARAALDEIAFPRGIPRERLNRSVFTRILMPELVPQSLDRILYLDADTLCVGRMDALRSLDLAGAALAAAPEGDAQQRAAQIGMRGSAYLNAGVMLIDLARWRTEQLTARTLAAWAEHGASFVLLEQDALNYVLDGDFLPLGQEYVRMMDAFAPWDVDFSAQYTIWHFLNEGKPWIRYADPRVRAPYWEVVRGSPWSDLTPSEPWETRIAYLAGYHAEQEEDYRTAAQYFHAAAERLMEFYLEHTHRMGKNEKEN; this is translated from the coding sequence ATGCGCTGCGAGATTGCATTCGGTGTGGACGCGCGCTATGTGAAGTATGCGGGCATCGCCATGACATCCGTCGCCATGCAGAGCGAGGGGCAGCCCCTCGGGTTCCATCTCGTCTGCGACGGGATTGCGGACGAGGATATCAGCCGTCTGGCAGCATTTCGTACTGCTTTTCCGCAGACTGAGGTCAGCATCTACGACGCACGCGCGGCACTGGATGAGATCGCCTTCCCGCGCGGCATCCCGCGTGAGCGGCTCAACCGCAGCGTCTTTACGCGGATTCTCATGCCGGAACTCGTGCCGCAGAGCCTTGACCGCATCCTCTATCTCGACGCCGACACGCTCTGCGTCGGACGCATGGATGCGCTCCGGTCGCTCGATCTCGCGGGTGCAGCACTCGCCGCCGCACCCGAGGGAGATGCGCAGCAGAGGGCGGCGCAGATCGGGATGAGGGGATCCGCATACCTCAATGCGGGGGTCATGCTCATCGACCTCGCGCGCTGGCGCACAGAGCAGCTCACGGCACGCACGCTCGCGGCATGGGCGGAGCACGGCGCGTCATTCGTGCTGCTCGAACAGGACGCGCTCAACTATGTACTGGACGGAGACTTCCTGCCGCTCGGGCAGGAATATGTGCGGATGATGGATGCCTTTGCGCCGTGGGATGTGGATTTCTCTGCGCAGTACACGATCTGGCATTTCCTCAACGAGGGGAAGCCGTGGATTCGCTATGCAGACCCGCGCGTGCGCGCGCCGTACTGGGAGGTCGTGCGCGGCTCGCCGTGGAGCGATCTCACGCCCTCCGAGCCGTGGGAGACACGCATCGCCTACCTCGCGGGCTATCACGCCGAGCAGGAGGAGGACTACCGCACGGCGGCGCAGTACTTTCACGCAGCGGCGGAGCGGCTGATGGAGTTCTATCTGGAGCATACACACCGTATGGGAAAAAACGAAAAGGAGAATTGA
- a CDS encoding autotransporter outer membrane beta-barrel domain-containing protein yields the protein MKTNAEKKQMRLRAQVALALTLGMSILPAAALAETITTSRTYEENVTVTDDVDIADGTIIVTGFNDWSRRHEDHTATLKGNVRIINPLNSPRQILESLRRGGATSGDYTGILIINPDRTKTVQLQGKIHVSTSGGSKHGYINLYLRGEDSYFAGDTKENATDSLEAYGGVRLELSEGATWYPEWEEHRLSDSDPNNPANFGRTGGVTNPNKPRGLHLSANGGVIDMAFAAPHTPRAAAVGERTLIFNNTQTALNGATFRISTDLAQNKADNIVLNGATGAGNNYKLQVASNPRVNDALRRANYEIAPTVAGGIEVLRSSNANDTVEASEYTMRKTEVAGLLRSDFTLKPVLSEAVESGSKVVRITKLLVTDEEAEGPALQAADVLMDMAVAQMSAWRGENNDLHRRMGALRAGGESGAWVRGYGGRNEFGRHSTTGRYSGVQVGIDRAAPLKDGTLFTGVAASMMNGSARNSDLDGSYRSHFFGAYGSYMGKRGDYLDAIVKYGRMTNNATAVFDGSAFTGGYGVNGWNISVEYGRRMPLRGHFYWTPQAELNYGRIGGTSYTMRAAGLPGARVDNDAVTTLIGRIGTQIGYEDAMGSVYLKLGFLHEFKGDLHMRATYGSTAIDRSYSARDSYFEYGLGFARRVGRADLYGEVSRTAGADAIKENWKANLGVRVGF from the coding sequence ATGAAGACGAATGCAGAAAAGAAACAGATGCGCCTGCGCGCGCAGGTCGCGCTCGCACTCACGCTAGGCATGAGCATCCTGCCTGCAGCGGCGCTCGCTGAGACCATCACAACGTCTCGGACCTATGAAGAGAATGTGACGGTGACGGATGATGTGGATATAGCGGATGGAACGATCATCGTGACGGGCTTCAATGACTGGTCAAGGCGGCATGAGGACCATACAGCAACCCTCAAGGGCAACGTCAGGATTATAAATCCGTTGAATTCGCCGCGCCAAATCCTTGAGTCGCTCAGAAGAGGGGGTGCGACGAGTGGCGATTATACGGGGATTCTGATCATCAATCCGGACAGAACGAAGACGGTGCAGCTGCAAGGAAAAATCCATGTGTCTACGTCTGGTGGCTCGAAACACGGCTATATTAATCTCTATCTGAGGGGCGAGGACTCCTACTTTGCGGGCGATACTAAAGAGAACGCGACTGATAGTCTGGAAGCCTACGGCGGCGTGCGCCTCGAACTCTCGGAGGGGGCGACGTGGTACCCGGAGTGGGAGGAACATAGGCTCTCAGATTCCGATCCCAATAACCCCGCTAATTTTGGCAGGACGGGTGGGGTCACCAATCCGAATAAGCCGCGCGGCCTCCACCTCTCGGCGAACGGCGGCGTGATCGACATGGCGTTTGCCGCACCGCATACACCGCGTGCGGCTGCCGTCGGGGAGCGCACGCTGATCTTTAACAATACGCAGACGGCTCTGAATGGCGCGACCTTCCGCATCTCCACCGACCTCGCGCAGAACAAGGCGGACAATATCGTGCTGAATGGTGCTACAGGGGCGGGCAATAACTACAAGCTGCAAGTTGCCTCCAATCCGAGGGTCAACGATGCCCTGCGCCGGGCGAACTATGAGATTGCGCCCACGGTGGCGGGCGGCATCGAGGTGCTCCGTTCATCCAATGCGAACGATACGGTGGAGGCGTCGGAGTACACCATGCGGAAAACCGAGGTGGCGGGTCTCCTGAGAAGCGACTTCACGCTAAAGCCGGTGCTCAGTGAGGCGGTGGAGAGCGGCAGCAAGGTTGTGCGCATAACGAAGCTCCTAGTAACGGATGAGGAGGCGGAGGGTCCTGCGCTGCAGGCCGCCGATGTCCTCATGGATATGGCGGTTGCCCAGATGAGCGCATGGCGCGGCGAGAACAACGATCTCCATCGGCGCATGGGTGCGCTGCGTGCGGGCGGGGAGTCCGGCGCATGGGTGCGCGGCTACGGCGGCAGGAACGAGTTCGGCAGACACTCTACGACGGGACGGTACAGCGGCGTACAGGTCGGCATTGACCGCGCAGCCCCGCTGAAGGACGGCACCCTCTTTACGGGTGTCGCCGCCTCGATGATGAACGGCAGCGCACGCAACAGCGATCTCGACGGCAGCTACCGTTCGCATTTCTTCGGTGCATACGGCAGCTACATGGGCAAACGCGGCGACTACCTCGACGCGATTGTGAAATACGGGCGCATGACGAACAATGCGACTGCCGTCTTTGATGGGTCGGCATTTACGGGCGGCTACGGCGTGAACGGCTGGAATATCTCCGTCGAATACGGGCGGCGGATGCCCCTGCGCGGTCATTTCTACTGGACGCCACAGGCGGAGCTGAACTACGGACGCATCGGCGGCACTTCCTACACAATGCGTGCGGCGGGACTGCCGGGCGCGCGCGTTGACAATGATGCCGTCACCACCCTCATCGGGCGCATCGGCACGCAGATCGGCTATGAGGACGCGATGGGCTCGGTCTATCTGAAACTCGGCTTCCTGCATGAGTTCAAGGGCGACCTCCATATGCGTGCGACCTATGGCTCCACCGCCATTGACCGCAGCTATTCGGCGCGGGACAGCTATTTCGAGTATGGTCTCGGCTTTGCGCGCCGCGTCGGCAGAGCTGATCTCTACGGCGAGGTCAGCCGCACCGCGGGCGCAGATGCCATCAAGGAGAACTGGAAAGCAAACCTCGGCGTGCGTGTTGGGTTCTAA